Proteins encoded together in one Kitasatospora albolonga window:
- a CDS encoding 2-keto-myo-inositol dehydratase — MTPSAPSSARIRIGSAPDSWGVWFPDDPQQVPWQRFLDEVAEAGYEWIELGPYGYLPTDPARLADETRRRGLTVSAGTVFTGLHHGPDVWDRTWAHVADIAELTRAMGAEHLVVIPSFWRDDKTGEVLEDRTLTPAQWRDLTAQTERLGREVRERYGLRIVVHPHADTHIDSEENVNRFLDATDPSLVSLCLDTGHYAYCGGDSVKLIETYGERIGYLHLKQVDPEILAAVVADEVPFGPAVARGVMCEPPGGVPALEPVLDAARALDVDLFAIVEQDMYPCAPDKPLPIARRTREFLRSCGTPGTPRTAG; from the coding sequence ATGACCCCCTCCGCACCCTCTTCGGCCCGCATCCGCATCGGCTCGGCACCCGACTCGTGGGGGGTATGGTTCCCCGACGACCCGCAGCAGGTGCCCTGGCAACGCTTCCTGGACGAGGTGGCCGAGGCCGGATACGAGTGGATCGAGCTCGGTCCGTACGGCTATCTGCCCACCGATCCGGCCCGGCTGGCGGACGAGACCCGCCGCCGCGGGCTCACCGTCTCCGCCGGCACCGTCTTCACCGGATTGCACCACGGTCCCGACGTCTGGGACCGGACCTGGGCGCATGTCGCGGACATCGCCGAGCTGACCCGGGCCATGGGTGCCGAACACCTCGTCGTCATCCCCTCCTTCTGGCGCGACGACAAGACGGGCGAGGTCCTGGAGGACCGCACGCTCACCCCCGCGCAGTGGCGGGACCTCACCGCACAGACGGAGCGGCTGGGGCGGGAGGTCCGGGAGCGCTACGGGCTCCGCATCGTCGTCCACCCGCACGCGGACACCCACATCGACAGCGAGGAGAACGTCAACCGCTTCCTCGACGCCACCGACCCCTCCCTCGTCTCGCTCTGCCTGGACACCGGGCACTACGCCTACTGCGGCGGCGACAGCGTCAAGCTCATCGAGACGTACGGGGAGCGCATCGGCTATCTCCATCTCAAGCAGGTCGACCCCGAGATCCTGGCGGCGGTGGTGGCGGACGAGGTGCCGTTCGGCCCGGCCGTGGCGCGGGGCGTGATGTGCGAACCGCCCGGCGGCGTACCCGCCCTGGAACCGGTCCTGGACGCGGCGCGCGCCCTGGACGTCGACCTGTTCGCGATCGTGGAGCAGGACATGTACCCGTGCGCCCCGGACAAGCCGCTCCCCATCGCCCGCCGCACCCGCGAGTTCCTCCGCTCCTGCGGAACCCCCGGCACGCCCCGAACCGCAGGCTGA
- a CDS encoding MarR family transcriptional regulator, with protein sequence MTDRTLWSYKDIAAHIQVQPDTVRSYRKHGLLPPPDQVKNGKPYWYGDTIRAWVASRPRNRGR encoded by the coding sequence ATGACGGACAGAACACTCTGGTCCTACAAGGACATTGCCGCGCACATCCAGGTCCAGCCGGACACCGTCCGCTCCTACCGCAAACACGGGCTCCTTCCCCCGCCCGACCAGGTGAAGAACGGAAAGCCGTACTGGTACGGGGACACCATCCGCGCCTGGGTCGCCTCCCGCCCCCGCAACCGGGGGCGCTGA
- a CDS encoding SAM-dependent methyltransferase, whose product MHRNIRTTDDVLTLLDGLFAPEAHRWTSGAASWWDGFYEDRAKPVPFFAEKPDESLVSYVDRGLVTPGRALDLGCGPGRNAHALASYGFDVTAIDLSPAAIAWAEERAEVPGAGARFHCGDAFALTAEGAEAAGPYDLIHDSGCFHHLPPHRRISYLALLDRCLAPGGHFALTCFAAGEGGMGSELPDAELYRRGDLGGGLAYTSEELRDIFSGLTEVELRRMRDEAPGSPVFGESFLWTALFRKEARQ is encoded by the coding sequence ATGCACCGGAACATTCGCACGACGGACGACGTACTGACGCTCCTGGACGGCCTGTTCGCACCTGAGGCGCACCGCTGGACCTCCGGAGCCGCCTCGTGGTGGGACGGCTTCTACGAGGACCGCGCGAAGCCGGTGCCGTTCTTCGCGGAGAAGCCCGACGAGAGCCTCGTCTCGTACGTCGACCGGGGGCTGGTCACGCCGGGCCGCGCGCTCGACCTCGGCTGCGGCCCCGGGCGCAACGCGCACGCGCTGGCCTCGTACGGCTTCGACGTCACCGCGATCGACCTCTCCCCGGCGGCGATCGCCTGGGCCGAGGAGCGCGCCGAAGTACCGGGAGCCGGGGCCCGGTTCCACTGCGGTGACGCCTTCGCCCTGACGGCGGAGGGGGCGGAAGCGGCGGGACCGTACGACCTGATCCATGACTCCGGGTGCTTCCACCATCTGCCGCCCCACCGGCGTATCAGCTACCTCGCGCTCCTCGATCGCTGCCTCGCCCCCGGCGGCCATTTCGCGCTCACCTGCTTCGCGGCCGGGGAGGGCGGTATGGGCTCCGAGCTGCCGGACGCGGAGCTCTACCGACGGGGGGACCTGGGCGGCGGACTGGCCTACACCTCGGAGGAGTTGCGTGACATCTTCTCGGGCCTGACCGAGGTCGAGCTGCGCCGCATGCGCGACGAGGCGCCCGGGTCCCCGGTCTTCGGTGAGTCCTTTCTCTGGACGGCCCTGTTCCGGAAGGAGGCCCGGCAGTAG
- a CDS encoding transporter, with protein MGGWTRFVTARPRLALLAALVITALAVFAGSGVADRMRGGGWQAPDAESSYATEVLEREFPASQPNLLLLVGSGTASVDDPAVAAEAARITERLAGEQGISGVTSYWQTKAPGLRAEDGREAIIAARVGGDETAAGRTLERIAPAFAGESGPVTVSVGGPVAVQHEMQEIIQEDLLRAELIALPVTLVLLVMVFGSAVAAMLPLLVGIVAILGTNAVLRGLTEFTDVSVFAMNLTTALGLGLAIDYALFIVRRFREELDTGADPRTAVGTTLRTAGRTVLFSALTVAVSLSAMLVFPQYFLRSFAYAGIAVVLLAAAAALILLPAALMLLGPRVNALDLRRLLRRRKKGAAAAEVPLKEPGRAWARFGGLVMRRAPVFAIVTAVGLVLLGLPFLGVKFGTADDRQLPVGAESRVVQEHIRDGFPGSPGGGLAMLVEGGGTPAAYEALKGRIEQVPGVQRVDGPVTGDSAAYFSVLPEGEAVGEETQQLVRDLRAIPADSLDTSVTGTAAVLVDSKDAIADRLPWAIGIIVVVTLLLVFLLTGSVLIPIQAVALNALSLTAMFGAVVWVFQDGNLSGVLAFTSTGDIETTLPVLMFCVAFGLSMDYGVFLLSRIKEEYDRTGDHEGSITFGLARTGGLITAAAVILAVVMVAIGTSRVTNTKMLGLGIALAVLMDAMVVRSLLVPAVMKLTGRATWWAPKPLRAFHQKFGLSEGESAPVGPGTKGGPSGPGAPAADGEIPEAGTRDGEKVTAGA; from the coding sequence CCGAGGTGCTGGAGCGGGAGTTCCCCGCCTCCCAGCCCAACCTGCTCCTGCTGGTGGGCAGCGGTACGGCCTCCGTCGACGATCCGGCGGTGGCGGCCGAGGCCGCACGGATCACCGAGCGGCTCGCCGGTGAGCAGGGCATATCGGGCGTCACTTCGTACTGGCAGACCAAGGCGCCCGGCCTGCGCGCCGAGGACGGCCGGGAGGCGATCATCGCGGCCCGCGTCGGGGGCGACGAGACGGCCGCGGGCAGGACCCTCGAACGGATCGCTCCCGCCTTCGCCGGGGAGAGCGGGCCGGTGACGGTCTCCGTGGGCGGGCCGGTCGCCGTCCAGCACGAGATGCAGGAGATCATCCAGGAGGACCTGCTGCGGGCCGAGCTCATCGCCCTGCCGGTGACGCTCGTCCTGCTGGTGATGGTCTTCGGCAGCGCGGTCGCCGCCATGCTGCCGCTCCTGGTCGGCATCGTCGCCATCCTCGGCACCAACGCCGTGCTGCGCGGCCTGACCGAGTTCACCGATGTCTCGGTCTTCGCGATGAACCTCACCACGGCCCTCGGCCTCGGACTGGCCATCGACTACGCCCTGTTCATCGTCCGCCGCTTTCGCGAGGAGCTGGACACCGGGGCCGACCCCCGGACGGCGGTCGGTACGACGCTGCGCACGGCCGGACGCACGGTGCTCTTCTCCGCGCTGACGGTGGCCGTGTCCCTGTCCGCGATGCTCGTCTTCCCGCAGTACTTCCTGCGGTCCTTCGCCTATGCCGGGATCGCCGTGGTCCTGCTCGCCGCTGCCGCCGCGCTGATCCTGCTCCCCGCCGCGCTCATGCTGCTGGGCCCCCGCGTCAACGCGCTCGACCTGCGCCGTCTGCTGCGCCGCAGAAAGAAGGGGGCGGCAGCCGCGGAAGTCCCCCTCAAGGAGCCCGGCAGGGCATGGGCGCGCTTCGGCGGGCTGGTGATGCGCAGGGCGCCCGTCTTCGCCATCGTCACCGCGGTCGGGCTCGTCCTCCTGGGGCTGCCCTTCCTGGGGGTCAAGTTCGGTACGGCGGACGACCGCCAGCTCCCCGTCGGCGCCGAGTCCCGGGTCGTCCAGGAGCACATCCGTGACGGTTTCCCCGGCAGCCCCGGCGGCGGTCTGGCGATGCTGGTCGAGGGCGGGGGGACGCCCGCCGCGTACGAGGCACTCAAGGGCCGGATCGAGCAGGTCCCGGGCGTGCAGCGGGTCGACGGCCCGGTCACGGGGGACTCCGCCGCGTACTTCAGCGTGCTGCCGGAGGGCGAAGCGGTGGGGGAGGAGACCCAGCAGCTCGTACGGGACCTGCGCGCGATACCCGCCGACTCCCTCGACACCTCGGTGACGGGCACGGCGGCGGTCCTCGTCGACTCCAAGGACGCCATCGCGGACCGGCTGCCCTGGGCGATCGGCATCATCGTCGTGGTGACGCTGCTCCTGGTCTTCCTGCTCACCGGCAGCGTGCTCATCCCGATCCAGGCGGTCGCGCTCAACGCCCTCAGCCTGACGGCGATGTTCGGGGCGGTGGTCTGGGTCTTCCAGGACGGGAATCTCTCCGGGGTCCTCGCCTTCACCAGTACGGGGGACATCGAGACGACGCTGCCCGTCCTGATGTTCTGCGTCGCCTTCGGACTCTCCATGGACTACGGGGTCTTCCTGCTCTCCCGGATCAAGGAGGAGTACGACCGGACCGGTGACCACGAGGGCTCGATCACCTTCGGACTGGCCCGTACCGGAGGTCTGATCACCGCGGCCGCCGTGATCCTCGCGGTCGTGATGGTCGCCATCGGCACCTCGCGGGTCACCAACACCAAGATGCTGGGGCTCGGGATCGCCCTCGCCGTCCTGATGGACGCCATGGTGGTCCGCAGTCTGCTGGTCCCCGCCGTGATGAAGCTGACGGGCCGCGCCACCTGGTGGGCCCCGAAGCCACTGCGCGCCTTCCACCAGAAGTTCGGCCTCAGCGAAGGGGAGTCGGCCCCGGTCGGCCCCGGTACGAAGGGTGGGCCGAGCGGCCCGGGTGCGCCCGCGGCCGACGGGGAGATACCCGAGGCGGGGACCCGGGACGGGGAGAAGGTCACCGCGGGGGCGTAG